The following coding sequences lie in one Aricia agestis chromosome 18, ilAriAges1.1, whole genome shotgun sequence genomic window:
- the LOC121736042 gene encoding protein ALP1-like, with the protein MDRKKKCALLLLLWRYRQKKQRRFWVHPFITIMNPKRNYFHQKYEALKMDEKKFFDYFRMSISSFEELLSLLSPCLLKQSYKGRVPVMPLEMIGLTIRFLATGDELRNIHLNYYRGVSTVAKIIRLVCSAIWKHCLNANIPKITQQLLEEIAADFDKKANFPNCIGAVDGKHIRICSPPNSGSLFFNYKGYNSIVLLAIVDSKYRFIYVDIGAYGKESDSTIFHNTKLYDLLMRGDLPTPTPRPLPGFQEPVPFVFVGDEAFSISNNVMRPYSGKHLSVKQSVFNYRLSRARRYVECTFGILANKWRIFHRPINVSYDFAIDIVKACCVLHNFVLNRDGLETPVEMVIDDSELLPLQQRLNVGSQVVSANIIRNEYLDYYASEVGALTWQLQKI; encoded by the exons ATGGATCGTAAAAAGAAGTGTGCACTTTTGTTATTGCTTTGGAGATACAGGCAAAAGAAACAAAGAAGATTTTGGGTTCATCCATTTATTACTATTATGAACCCCAAAAGGaactattttcatcaaaaatatgaagctttgAAAATGGacgaaaaaaagttttttgattattttagaATGAGCATATCTTCATTCGAAGAGCTTTTAAGTTTATTATCACCATGTCTTCTGAAACAATCGTACAAGGGGAGAGTTCCTGTTATGCCTCTGGAAATGATTGGCCTCACTATCCG ATTCCTAGCAACCGGAGATGAACTCagaaatatacatttaaattattatcgagGAGTAAGTACAGTTGCTAAGATAATACGATTAGTTTGTAGCGCAATTTGGAAACATTGTTTAAATGCAAACATACCGAAAATAACGCAACAGCTGCTTGAAGAAATTGCTGCAGACTTTGACAAGAAAGCCAACTTCCCTAACTGTATTGGAGCCGTTGATGGGAAACATATTCGAATTTGTAGTCCCCCAAACAGTGgatcacttttttttaattacaaggGCTACAATTCAATAGTTTTGTTGGCTATTGTTGATTCGAAATACCGATTCATCTATGTGGACATAGGAGCATATGGAAAGGAAAGCGACTCCACTATTTTCCACAACACGAAACTGTACGACTTACTGATGAGAGGTGATTTGCCTACACCAACACCGAGGCCGTTACCGGGCTTTCAAGAACCGGTTCCATTTGTTTTTGTCGGAGACGAAGCTTTTTCTATTTCGAATAATGTCATGCGCCCTTATTCGGGCAAGCATTTGTCTGTTAAACAAAGTGTATTCAACTACCGTTTGAGTAGGGCAAGAAGATATGTCGAGTGTACTTTCGGCATACTGGCCAATAAGTGGCGAATATTTCACCGGCCCATTAACGTGTCATATGATTTTGCAATAGACATTGTCAAGGCTTGTTGCGTATTACATAACTTTGTACTTAACCGTGATGGATTAGAAACCCCTGTTGAAATGGTCATAGATGATTCCGAATTACTACCACTCCAGCAACGGTTGAATGTAGGTAGTCAGGTAGTAAGTGCAAATATAATAAGAAACGAATATTTGGATTACTATGCTAGTGAAGTTGGGGCATTAACCTGGCAACTACAAAAAATTTGA
- the LOC121736043 gene encoding uncharacterized protein LOC121736043, which yields MLDDQPDQSVVEVERNNNLNNVGPHDSDLTDCEDSGGELDQELDQFVVEVERNNNLDNVGPHDSDLTDCEDLGGELDQELVQPDLNTNNKRSRKRKRQPEKWQKNVKKSLKDTEKSYQTL from the exons ATGCTAG ATGATCAACCAGATCAATCTGTCGTGGAAGTGGAAAGAAACAATAACTTGAATAACGTAGGCCCACATGATTCAGATTTGACAGATTGCGAAGATTCGG gtggTGAATTGGATCAAGAGCTAGATCAATTTGTGGTGGAAGTGGAAAGAAACAATAACTTGGATAACGTAGGCCCACATGATTCAGATTTAACGGATTGCGAAGATTTGG GTGGTGAATTGGATCAAGAGCTAGTTCAACCTGATTTGAATACCAATAATAAAAGATCAAGAAAGAGGAAGAGACAGCcagaaaaatggcaaaaaaatgtgaaaaaaagttTGAAGGACACAGAAAAGTCTTATCAAACCCTTTAA